A window of Rhizobium acidisoli contains these coding sequences:
- a CDS encoding ABC transporter permease, producing the protein MSTASVPLPNWINYGLIPLLNLIVAFLISGFVVWLIGESPLGALSLLIEGAFGSGEGIGFTLYYATSFIFTGLSVAVAIHAGLFNIGSEGQAYVGGLGCALVALALDRYVPWYVTMPIAVVGAGLFGAAWAFIPAFLQAKRGSHIVITTIMFNYIAAALMVYLLVHVLIVPGKMAPETRTFLDGGQLPKLGWVMSIFGSKLGAAPFNVSFIIALLAAWFVWILIWRTKLGFEMRTLGVSSTAAEYAGIPYARIVIIAMLLSGALAGMMALNPVMGSSARLQVEFVGGAGFVGIAVSLMGRNHPLGIIFAAILFGILYQGGDWISFEMPNITREMILVIQGLVILFAGALEYMFRPAMVHLYQQFKRA; encoded by the coding sequence ATGAGCACTGCTTCCGTTCCGCTGCCAAACTGGATCAACTACGGCCTGATCCCGCTTCTGAACCTCATCGTCGCTTTCCTGATCTCCGGCTTCGTCGTCTGGCTGATCGGCGAGAGCCCGCTCGGTGCGCTGTCGCTGCTGATCGAAGGTGCGTTCGGTAGCGGCGAAGGCATCGGCTTCACGCTCTATTATGCGACGAGCTTCATCTTCACCGGTCTTTCCGTGGCTGTCGCCATCCATGCCGGTCTGTTCAACATCGGCTCGGAAGGCCAGGCCTATGTCGGTGGGCTGGGCTGCGCGCTGGTGGCGCTCGCGCTCGATCGCTACGTGCCGTGGTATGTGACGATGCCGATCGCCGTCGTCGGCGCCGGCCTCTTTGGTGCCGCCTGGGCCTTCATCCCCGCTTTCCTGCAGGCCAAGCGCGGCAGCCATATCGTCATCACGACGATCATGTTCAACTATATCGCCGCCGCCCTGATGGTGTATCTGCTGGTGCATGTGCTGATCGTGCCCGGCAAGATGGCGCCGGAAACCCGCACCTTCCTCGACGGCGGGCAGCTTCCCAAGCTTGGCTGGGTCATGAGTATCTTCGGCAGCAAATTGGGTGCTGCGCCGTTCAACGTCTCCTTCATCATCGCCCTTCTTGCCGCTTGGTTTGTCTGGATCCTCATCTGGCGTACCAAGCTCGGTTTCGAGATGCGCACGCTGGGTGTGAGTTCGACGGCTGCCGAGTATGCCGGTATTCCCTATGCGCGGATTGTCATCATCGCCATGCTGCTTTCCGGCGCGCTTGCCGGCATGATGGCTTTGAATCCCGTCATGGGCTCTTCCGCCCGCCTGCAGGTGGAGTTCGTCGGCGGCGCCGGCTTCGTCGGCATCGCTGTGTCGCTGATGGGCCGCAATCATCCGCTCGGCATCATCTTCGCTGCGATCCTCTTCGGCATCCTTTATCAGGGCGGCGACTGGATCTCCTTCGAAATGCCGAACATCACCCGCGAGATGATCTTGGTCATCCAGGGTCTGGTGATCCTGTTCGCCGGCGCGCTGGAATATATGTTCCGGCCGGCGATGGTCCATCTCTATCAACAGTTCAAGCGAGCCTGA
- a CDS encoding ABC transporter permease codes for MDYYDIFISVLSSTIRLSIPLIFTALAGLFSERAGIFDIGLEGKMLGSAFAAACIAYLTGSAWLGLGAGIVCSVALSLVHGFASITNRGNQIVSGVAINFFIAGITIVLGQAWFGQGGRTPQLSAEARFAPIILPGADAARGIPILGPLYANVISGNNILTYLAFLAVPFSWWVLYRTRFGLRLRAVGENPGAVDTAGISVAWLRYRAVMCAGILCGFAGTYLAIAQSAAFIKDMSAGKGYIALAALVFAKWKPVPVMFACLLFGFLDALANFMQGKQVPLIGEVPVQVFQALPYILTCILLAGFIGVATPPKAGGVPYTKER; via the coding sequence ATGGATTATTACGACATCTTCATCAGCGTTCTGAGCTCGACCATTCGCCTGTCGATCCCGCTGATTTTCACGGCCCTTGCCGGCCTGTTTTCGGAACGCGCCGGCATCTTCGATATCGGCCTCGAGGGCAAGATGCTGGGCTCGGCCTTTGCTGCCGCCTGCATCGCCTATCTCACCGGTTCGGCCTGGCTCGGGCTCGGTGCCGGCATCGTCTGCTCGGTGGCGCTCAGCCTGGTGCATGGCTTCGCCTCGATCACCAACCGTGGCAACCAGATCGTCTCGGGCGTGGCGATCAACTTCTTCATCGCCGGCATCACCATCGTGCTCGGCCAGGCATGGTTCGGCCAGGGCGGGCGCACGCCGCAGCTGTCGGCGGAGGCGCGCTTCGCGCCGATCATCCTGCCCGGCGCCGATGCCGCCCGCGGCATACCGATCCTCGGCCCGCTCTATGCCAACGTCATATCGGGCAACAATATCCTGACTTACCTTGCCTTTCTTGCCGTGCCGTTTTCCTGGTGGGTGCTTTATCGCACGCGTTTCGGCCTGCGCCTGCGCGCCGTCGGCGAAAACCCGGGTGCGGTCGATACGGCGGGCATCTCGGTAGCCTGGCTGCGCTACCGCGCCGTCATGTGCGCCGGCATCCTCTGCGGCTTTGCCGGCACTTATCTCGCGATCGCCCAGTCCGCCGCCTTCATCAAGGACATGTCGGCCGGCAAGGGCTATATCGCGCTCGCCGCTCTCGTCTTCGCCAAGTGGAAGCCGGTGCCGGTCATGTTCGCCTGCCTGCTCTTCGGCTTCCTCGATGCACTGGCCAATTTCATGCAGGGAAAGCAGGTGCCGCTGATCGGTGAAGTGCCGGTTCAGGTCTTCCAGGCGCTGCCCTATATCCTCACCTGCATCCTGCTTGCCGGCTTCATCGGCGTTGCGACTCCGCCGAAGGCCGGCGGTGTGCCCTATACGAAGGAGCGTTGA
- a CDS encoding cytidine deaminase, with the protein MSHDLFEAARGAMAFAHAPYSKFPVGAAIRAEDGKVYTGANIENLSFPQGWCAEPTAISAMIMGGAKKIVEMAVIAEKLPLCPPCGGCRQKISEFASKDTKIYLCDEAGVQKTMTMEELLPFSFETELG; encoded by the coding sequence ATGTCTCACGACCTGTTCGAAGCCGCTCGCGGCGCCATGGCTTTTGCCCATGCGCCCTATTCGAAATTTCCGGTCGGCGCGGCGATTCGCGCCGAGGACGGCAAGGTCTATACCGGCGCCAACATCGAAAACCTGTCCTTTCCGCAAGGGTGGTGCGCCGAGCCGACGGCGATCAGTGCCATGATCATGGGTGGCGCCAAGAAGATCGTCGAAATGGCGGTCATCGCCGAAAAGCTGCCGCTCTGCCCGCCCTGCGGCGGTTGCCGCCAGAAGATCTCCGAATTCGCCTCCAAGGACACGAAGATCTATCTCTGCGATGAGGCGGGCGTGCAGAAAACCATGACGATGGAAGAGCTCCTTCCCTTCAGCTTCGAGACCGAACTCGGATGA
- a CDS encoding purine-nucleoside phosphorylase, producing MKATVDLLAALLGAIKPRHGIVLGSGLGSLVGQLEGAVRIPYRDLPGFPVSAVSGHAGEVVAGRLGGVPVVMLSGRVHYYEKGDANAMRLPIEVLKSLGVEALILTNSAGSLRDDMPPGSVMQITDHINYSGMNPLIGEESDHRFVGMTNAYDAGLATAMQKAAAKLKIELAQGVYMWFSGPSFETPAEIRMARILGADAVGMSTVPEVIIARMLGLRVAAASVITNYGAGMTGNELSHEETKDMAPIGGARLAAILKEMIAARTG from the coding sequence ATGAAGGCGACGGTCGATCTGCTTGCCGCATTGCTCGGCGCCATCAAGCCGCGCCACGGCATCGTGCTCGGCTCCGGCCTCGGCTCTCTCGTTGGTCAGCTGGAGGGCGCCGTGCGTATTCCCTATCGCGACCTGCCGGGCTTTCCCGTCAGCGCCGTCTCCGGCCATGCCGGCGAGGTCGTTGCCGGCCGGCTCGGCGGCGTGCCCGTCGTCATGCTCTCCGGCCGCGTGCATTATTACGAGAAGGGCGATGCCAACGCCATGCGCCTGCCGATCGAGGTGCTGAAGTCGCTCGGCGTCGAGGCGCTGATCCTGACCAATTCGGCCGGATCGCTCCGCGACGACATGCCGCCCGGTTCGGTGATGCAAATCACTGATCACATCAACTATTCCGGCATGAACCCGCTGATCGGCGAGGAAAGCGACCACCGTTTCGTCGGCATGACCAATGCTTACGATGCCGGCCTCGCGACGGCGATGCAGAAGGCAGCGGCAAAGCTCAAAATCGAGCTGGCGCAAGGTGTGTACATGTGGTTCTCCGGCCCGAGCTTCGAAACGCCGGCCGAAATCCGCATGGCGCGCATCCTCGGTGCCGATGCCGTCGGCATGTCGACGGTGCCGGAGGTGATCATCGCAAGAATGCTGGGTCTGAGGGTTGCCGCCGCCTCCGTTATCACCAACTATGGGGCGGGTATGACCGGCAATGAGCTCAGCCATGAAGAAACCAAGGACATGGCGCCCATCGGCGGTGCCCGTCTCGCCGCCATATTGAAAGAGATGATTGCGGCCAGAACCGGATAA
- the deoC gene encoding deoxyribose-phosphate aldolase, translating into MNSHSNRETAAVALSLLDLTNLKDDCTEAQIEALCTRAQTPYGNSAAICIWPRFVAYARNILGTGHAVRIATVVNFPSGDMEVADVAAETREAIADGADEIDLVIPYRKLISGNEKAVTDMVKAIRAECAGPVLLKVIIEAGELKDAALIRRASELAIEAGADFIKTSTGKVAVNATLEAADIMIRAIRESGRKVGFKPAGGIGSVADAALYLSLAETIMAPDWAMPSTFRFGASGLLDDILAVLSGTQSAPVAASSY; encoded by the coding sequence ATGAATAGCCATTCCAACCGGGAAACGGCGGCTGTTGCCCTTTCCCTACTCGATCTGACCAATTTGAAGGATGATTGCACCGAAGCGCAGATCGAGGCACTCTGCACCCGCGCGCAGACGCCCTATGGCAACAGCGCCGCCATCTGCATCTGGCCGCGCTTCGTTGCTTATGCCCGCAACATCCTCGGCACCGGCCATGCCGTGCGGATCGCCACCGTCGTCAATTTCCCCTCGGGTGACATGGAAGTGGCCGACGTTGCCGCCGAAACCCGTGAGGCGATTGCCGACGGCGCCGATGAAATCGATCTGGTCATTCCCTACCGCAAGCTCATATCAGGCAATGAGAAGGCGGTGACCGACATGGTCAAGGCAATTCGCGCCGAATGCGCCGGTCCCGTGCTGCTGAAAGTCATTATCGAGGCCGGCGAGTTGAAGGACGCGGCCTTGATCCGCCGCGCCTCCGAACTTGCCATCGAAGCCGGCGCCGATTTCATCAAGACCTCCACCGGCAAGGTCGCCGTCAACGCGACGCTCGAAGCCGCCGACATCATGATCCGCGCCATTCGCGAGAGCGGCCGCAAGGTCGGCTTCAAGCCGGCCGGCGGCATCGGCTCGGTGGCCGATGCCGCGCTTTATCTGAGCCTGGCCGAAACCATCATGGCGCCCGACTGGGCGATGCCGTCGACCTTCCGCTTCGGCGCTTCCGGCCTGCTCGACGATATCCTGGCGGTTCTGAGCGGAACACAATCCGCACCCGTTGCGGCGTCGAGCTATTGA
- the deoA gene encoding thymidine phosphorylase produces MIPQEIIRRKRDGDELDPADIRSFIAALAAGQLSEGQIGAFAMAVWFKGMSREEIVALTLAMADSGDRLQWTDIDRPIADKHSTGGVGDNVSLMLAPIAAACGLAVPMISGRGLGHTGGTLDKLESIPGYRITPDADLFHTVVKQVGCAIIGQTGALAPADGRLYAVRDVTATVDSIPLITASILSKKLAAGLQTLVLDVKVGNGAFMADRAQAEILAQSLVEVANGAGVKTSALITDMNQPLADAAGNAVEMRNCLDFLAGGKADTRLEAVVLAFAAEMLVKSGIAASSEEGEGMARRALSSGKAAEVFARMVSMLGGPADLMENPDRYLARAAVEKPVLAARSGWLAACDARGIGVSVIDLGGGRRHPADRIDHRVGFSELLPLGSRVSAGEPIALVHAADDAAAERAAAALAAHYRITEDSPKLTPVISSRI; encoded by the coding sequence ATGATCCCGCAGGAGATCATCCGGCGCAAACGCGATGGCGACGAACTCGACCCCGCCGATATCCGGTCTTTCATCGCAGCCCTCGCGGCCGGCCAGCTGTCGGAAGGCCAGATCGGCGCCTTCGCCATGGCCGTCTGGTTCAAGGGCATGTCACGCGAGGAAATCGTTGCTCTGACGCTGGCGATGGCCGATTCCGGCGATCGGCTGCAATGGACGGATATCGACCGCCCGATCGCCGACAAACATTCGACCGGCGGTGTCGGCGACAATGTTTCGCTGATGCTGGCGCCGATTGCTGCCGCCTGCGGCCTCGCCGTTCCGATGATATCGGGGCGCGGCCTCGGTCATACCGGCGGCACGCTCGATAAGCTCGAATCCATTCCCGGCTATAGGATCACCCCGGATGCCGACCTGTTCCACACAGTCGTGAAGCAGGTGGGATGCGCCATTATCGGTCAGACCGGCGCCCTGGCGCCGGCCGATGGGAGGCTCTATGCCGTGCGCGATGTGACCGCAACCGTCGATTCCATTCCGCTCATCACCGCCTCCATCCTGTCGAAGAAACTTGCGGCCGGGCTTCAGACGCTGGTGCTCGACGTCAAGGTCGGCAACGGCGCCTTCATGGCCGACCGTGCCCAGGCGGAGATCCTGGCGCAGTCGCTGGTCGAGGTTGCCAATGGGGCAGGGGTGAAGACCTCGGCGCTGATCACCGACATGAACCAGCCGCTCGCCGATGCGGCCGGCAATGCCGTTGAAATGCGCAATTGCCTGGATTTCCTGGCGGGTGGGAAGGCGGACACGCGGCTCGAGGCTGTCGTTCTTGCCTTTGCCGCCGAGATGCTGGTGAAGTCGGGTATTGCCGCGTCCTCTGAAGAAGGCGAGGGGATGGCGCGTCGAGCGCTGTCATCGGGAAAGGCAGCTGAGGTTTTCGCGCGCATGGTATCCATGCTTGGCGGCCCGGCCGATCTCATGGAAAACCCCGACAGGTATCTCGCCAGGGCGGCTGTGGAAAAACCTGTCCTTGCCGCCCGGTCAGGCTGGCTTGCCGCATGCGACGCGCGCGGCATCGGCGTCAGCGTCATCGATCTTGGCGGCGGCAGACGCCATCCAGCTGACCGGATCGATCACCGCGTCGGCTTCTCAGAATTGCTGCCGCTTGGCAGCCGGGTCAGTGCGGGCGAGCCGATCGCGCTGGTTCATGCCGCCGACGACGCGGCCGCGGAAAGGGCAGCGGCCGCCCTTGCCGCGCACTACCGTATCACCGAAGACAGTCCGAAGCTGACGCCGGTGATTTCGAGCCGGATCTGA
- a CDS encoding TIGR02281 family clan AA aspartic protease translates to MKPGLYRKDFCFMLVRTVIFASIAAVLATQAPSFFGSTSQQPANALSANYISTEGDKPAAPAPVSAGNAIRLQADAQGHYTGSFKINGKPVQGLIDTGATYVALNETLARRLGYTANQLDFRYGVNTANGQTKAAHVMLDRIEIGGIRVRDVEAFVLKDDALTTTLVGMSFLQKLASYSVADGSLSLKQ, encoded by the coding sequence ATGAAGCCGGGTTTATACAGGAAGGATTTCTGTTTCATGCTCGTGCGTACCGTCATTTTCGCCAGCATCGCCGCGGTGCTGGCCACACAGGCGCCTTCCTTCTTCGGAAGCACCAGCCAGCAGCCTGCCAACGCTCTCTCCGCCAATTACATCTCAACCGAAGGCGACAAGCCCGCAGCACCCGCGCCGGTCTCCGCCGGCAATGCAATCCGCCTGCAAGCGGATGCCCAGGGCCATTATACCGGCAGCTTCAAGATCAACGGCAAGCCGGTGCAGGGCCTGATCGATACCGGTGCGACTTATGTGGCACTCAACGAGACGCTCGCCCGCCGGCTCGGCTACACGGCCAACCAACTCGATTTCCGCTACGGCGTCAACACGGCCAACGGCCAGACGAAGGCAGCGCATGTGATGCTCGACCGGATCGAAATCGGCGGTATCCGCGTGCGGGATGTCGAAGCCTTCGTCCTCAAGGACGATGCGCTGACAACGACGCTGGTCGGCATGAGCTTCCTGCAGAAGCTCGCCTCCTATTCCGTCGCCGACGGTTCACTCAGCCTCAAGCAATAA
- the upp gene encoding uracil phosphoribosyltransferase, with amino-acid sequence MDGVTVIDHPLVQHKLTIMRRKETSTGSFRRLLREISTLLCYEVTRDLELTMETIETPLQTMESPILEGKKLVFASILRAGNGLLEGMLDLVPSARVSHIGVYRDHETLQPVEYYFKAPEDVAERLIIVVDPMLATGNSSIAAIDKLKERGAHNIRFLCLLAAPEGIQNFRAAHPDVPVFTASIDSHLNEKGYIVPGLGDAGDRMYGTK; translated from the coding sequence ATGGACGGCGTCACGGTCATCGATCATCCGCTTGTGCAGCACAAGCTCACCATCATGCGGCGCAAGGAGACATCGACGGGAAGTTTCCGGCGATTGCTGCGCGAAATCTCCACACTGCTCTGTTACGAGGTGACCCGCGATCTCGAACTGACGATGGAAACGATCGAGACGCCGCTGCAGACGATGGAATCGCCGATCCTCGAGGGCAAGAAGCTGGTCTTCGCCTCGATCCTGCGCGCCGGCAACGGGCTGCTCGAGGGCATGCTCGATCTCGTACCCTCAGCCCGCGTCTCGCATATCGGCGTCTACCGCGACCACGAGACGCTGCAGCCGGTCGAATATTACTTCAAGGCGCCTGAAGATGTGGCCGAGCGCCTGATCATCGTCGTCGATCCGATGCTGGCGACCGGCAATTCCTCGATCGCCGCAATCGACAAGCTCAAGGAACGCGGCGCCCACAATATCCGCTTCCTCTGCCTGCTCGCCGCCCCGGAAGGCATCCAGAACTTCCGCGCCGCCCATCCAGACGTTCCTGTTTTCACCGCCTCGATCGACAGTCATCTCAACGAGAAGGGCTATATCGTGCCCGGCCTCGGCGATGCCGGCGACCGCATGTACGGCACCAAATAA
- a CDS encoding adenosine deaminase — translation MTLHLKKVELHCHLEGAAPPELTAAQARKYGVDISGELRGGAYVWHDFASFLECYDKVSEVYRTEEDYARLTETYLDELAGINTIYSELIVSPDHGKRIGLGADAYISGICEGIRRAREKSGIEARLIVTGERHFGPESVIGAAEYAAKAGNPLITGFNLAGEERMGRVADYARAFDIARDAGLGLTIHAGEVCGAFSVADALDAVHPSRIGHGVRAVEDVDLVKRLADLGTVLEVCPGSNIALGVFPDFASHPLRRLKEAGVRVTISSDDPPFFHTSLAREYELAAEAFGFSDAEIDAMTRTAIEAAFVDEETRKALLARL, via the coding sequence GTGACGTTGCATTTGAAGAAGGTCGAATTGCACTGCCATCTGGAGGGTGCAGCTCCTCCTGAACTGACCGCGGCGCAGGCGCGCAAATACGGCGTCGACATCAGCGGCGAGCTTCGCGGCGGAGCCTATGTCTGGCATGACTTCGCAAGTTTCCTCGAATGTTACGATAAGGTTTCCGAGGTCTACAGGACCGAGGAGGACTATGCGCGTCTGACTGAGACCTATCTCGACGAACTCGCCGGCATCAATACGATCTACAGCGAACTCATCGTTTCGCCCGACCACGGCAAACGCATCGGCCTCGGCGCCGACGCCTATATCTCAGGCATCTGCGAAGGCATCCGGCGGGCCAGGGAAAAGAGCGGCATCGAAGCCCGGCTGATCGTCACCGGCGAGCGGCATTTCGGTCCGGAGAGCGTCATCGGCGCGGCCGAATACGCGGCAAAGGCCGGCAATCCTTTGATAACCGGCTTCAACCTTGCCGGCGAGGAGCGCATGGGGCGCGTTGCCGACTATGCCAGGGCCTTCGATATCGCCCGCGATGCCGGCCTGGGGCTCACCATCCATGCCGGCGAGGTCTGCGGCGCCTTCAGCGTCGCCGACGCGCTCGATGCGGTACACCCCTCGCGCATCGGCCATGGCGTGCGCGCCGTCGAGGATGTCGATCTGGTGAAGCGGCTTGCCGATCTCGGCACCGTGCTCGAGGTCTGCCCGGGCTCCAATATCGCGCTCGGGGTCTTTCCCGATTTCGCTTCGCATCCGCTGCGCCGGCTGAAGGAAGCCGGCGTGCGGGTGACCATCAGCTCGGACGATCCGCCTTTCTTTCATACTTCGCTTGCGCGGGAATACGAACTTGCCGCCGAGGCTTTCGGCTTCAGCGACGCCGAGATCGATGCCATGACGCGAACGGCGATCGAAGCGGCCTTCGTCGACGAAGAGACACGCAAGGCGCTGCTCGCCCGGCTTTGA
- a CDS encoding phosphopentomutase — translation MARAFLFVLDSFGVGGAPDAAAYGDEGADTLGHIAEFCAAGAGDRAGLRDGPLSLPNLSELGLMQIARSASGRFPAGMPIPEKVYGIYGAATEISRGKDTPSGHWEIAGTPVSFDWGYFPTEGDAFPEELIEALCRDAGVSGILGNCHASGTEIIARLGEEHIRTGKPICYTSSDSVFQVAAHEVHFGLDRLLAFCQVARGLLDRYNIGRVIARPFIGHSSSTFQRTGNRRDFSVLPPEPTLLDRLIEHGRHVHAVGKIGDIFAHQGISRLIKANGNEALMDATLATIDEAEDGDLVFTNFVDFDMVYGHRRDVPGYAAALEAFDARLAEVHKKLKPGDLVVLTADHGCDPTWRGTDHTRERVPVIAYGPGIRSRSIGVRRSYADIGESIARHLGIPAGPHGRSFL, via the coding sequence ATGGCGCGTGCCTTTCTTTTCGTTCTGGATTCCTTCGGCGTCGGCGGCGCGCCGGATGCGGCGGCCTATGGCGATGAGGGCGCCGATACGCTCGGGCATATCGCCGAGTTCTGCGCGGCAGGTGCCGGAGACCGCGCCGGATTGCGCGATGGGCCGCTCTCCCTGCCCAACCTGTCGGAACTCGGGCTGATGCAGATCGCCCGCTCCGCCTCCGGCCGGTTCCCGGCCGGCATGCCGATCCCGGAGAAGGTCTATGGCATTTACGGCGCCGCCACCGAAATCTCCCGCGGCAAGGATACGCCGTCAGGCCACTGGGAGATCGCAGGAACACCCGTCAGTTTCGATTGGGGTTATTTCCCGACGGAGGGCGACGCCTTTCCCGAGGAACTCATCGAGGCGCTTTGCAGGGATGCCGGGGTGTCCGGCATTCTCGGCAATTGCCATGCTTCGGGAACGGAAATCATTGCCCGGCTTGGCGAGGAGCATATCCGCACCGGCAAGCCGATCTGCTACACCTCCTCGGATTCGGTCTTCCAGGTCGCGGCGCACGAAGTGCATTTCGGCCTCGATCGCCTGCTCGCCTTCTGCCAGGTCGCCCGGGGACTGCTCGATCGCTACAATATCGGCCGTGTCATCGCCCGACCTTTCATCGGACATTCCAGTTCCACCTTCCAGCGCACCGGAAACCGGCGCGACTTCTCGGTGCTGCCGCCGGAGCCAACGCTGCTTGACCGGCTGATCGAACACGGCCGGCACGTGCACGCTGTGGGAAAGATCGGCGACATCTTCGCGCATCAAGGGATTTCGCGCCTGATCAAGGCAAATGGCAACGAGGCGCTGATGGATGCGACGCTCGCGACCATCGACGAGGCCGAGGACGGCGATCTGGTCTTCACCAATTTCGTCGACTTCGACATGGTTTACGGCCATCGCCGCGATGTGCCGGGTTATGCCGCCGCACTCGAAGCCTTCGATGCGCGACTGGCCGAAGTCCACAAGAAATTGAAGCCGGGCGATCTCGTCGTGCTCACCGCCGACCACGGCTGCGACCCGACCTGGCGCGGCACGGACCATACGCGCGAGCGTGTGCCTGTCATCGCCTATGGCCCCGGCATCCGGTCGCGTTCAATCGGCGTGCGCCGCAGCTATGCCGATATCGGCGAGAGCATTGCGCGCCATCTCGGCATTCCGGCCGGACCGCATGGAAGGAGTTTTCTGTGA
- a CDS encoding TadE/TadG family type IV pilus assembly protein, with protein MARLNTFTRLVLTVRRLAQDRKGAGAIEFAILFPVLIMLYIGAFEITIGLSVSKRATRAAGTVADVVTQQQSVTKSALAQMPSVANSIFVPYNTTSLTLKITGITIDAGANAKVLWSWAQDGTVPYAKNTAVSNVPSDMKTANSFLVRTELSIPYTMFLFAPNFMPDGMRTITISRSYFYRQRQGDSIPCSDC; from the coding sequence ATGGCGCGTCTCAACACGTTCACCAGGCTGGTATTGACGGTGCGGCGGCTGGCACAAGACCGCAAGGGCGCCGGAGCGATCGAATTCGCGATCCTTTTTCCCGTGCTCATCATGCTCTATATCGGCGCTTTCGAGATCACGATCGGCCTCAGCGTCAGCAAGCGGGCGACACGCGCCGCAGGCACGGTGGCCGACGTCGTCACCCAGCAGCAATCCGTCACCAAGAGCGCGCTTGCGCAGATGCCGTCGGTCGCAAACTCGATCTTCGTGCCCTATAATACGACGTCCCTGACGCTGAAGATCACCGGGATCACCATCGATGCCGGCGCCAATGCGAAGGTGCTCTGGTCCTGGGCGCAGGATGGGACGGTGCCCTATGCTAAGAACACGGCCGTCAGCAATGTACCGTCCGATATGAAGACGGCGAACAGCTTCCTTGTTCGCACCGAGCTCAGCATCCCCTATACGATGTTCCTGTTTGCGCCGAACTTCATGCCGGACGGCATGCGCACGATCACCATCAGCCGCAGCTATTTCTACCGCCAGCGGCAAGGCGACTCGATCCCCTGCAGCGACTGCTGA
- a CDS encoding TadE/TadG family type IV pilus assembly protein, with protein MTVIDQKADKAHSPAPFRFLRFRALARSREGAAAIEFALLAIPYFLVIFAILETFVAFAAEELVSNAVDTMSRKMRTGQITYNLGRTTDMNQAQFRQAFCNEISILIRCSATEVATPSKLYVDVQTFSTFSAIPTTIPKLSTAKYADINTAAFKYTPGGAGTINMVRAYYRWEIITDLVRPYITTIRPSDGSMPNYYLIVATAAFQNEQYP; from the coding sequence ATGACGGTAATTGATCAGAAGGCGGATAAGGCGCACTCCCCAGCGCCGTTCCGATTCTTGCGGTTTCGCGCTCTCGCCCGCTCGCGCGAGGGGGCCGCGGCGATCGAATTCGCCTTGCTCGCCATCCCCTATTTCCTGGTGATTTTCGCCATCCTCGAAACCTTCGTCGCCTTTGCTGCCGAGGAGCTCGTCTCCAACGCCGTCGATACGATGAGCCGGAAGATGCGAACCGGGCAGATCACCTACAATCTCGGCCGCACGACCGATATGAACCAGGCGCAGTTCCGCCAGGCCTTTTGCAATGAGATCTCGATCCTGATCCGCTGCTCTGCGACCGAAGTGGCGACGCCGAGCAAGCTCTACGTGGATGTGCAGACCTTCAGCACCTTCTCAGCCATTCCGACGACAATTCCCAAGCTTTCCACCGCCAAATATGCCGACATCAACACGGCTGCCTTCAAATATACACCGGGCGGCGCCGGCACCATCAACATGGTCCGCGCCTACTACCGCTGGGAAATCATCACGGATCTGGTCCGGCCTTATATCACGACGATACGGCCCTCTGACGGTTCGATGCCGAATTATTATCTGATCGTCGCCACCGCGGCCTTCCAGAACGAGCAGTATCCATAA
- a CDS encoding pilus assembly protein N-terminal domain-containing protein: MSSSGKTIFFAGMIAVFGVSGVSAAADDDMLRVYMDHARVLKLDRPVSKVIVGNAKVADATVADAKTIVLTGRSFGTTNLVLLDADGNAILDERILVSIDEGNTVRVYRQTERSVLSCTPNCEQHAQQAATGTTSP, translated from the coding sequence ATGTCATCGAGCGGCAAAACCATTTTCTTTGCCGGCATGATCGCCGTTTTCGGTGTTTCGGGAGTTTCCGCAGCCGCAGACGATGACATGCTGCGTGTCTATATGGATCACGCGCGCGTATTGAAGCTCGACCGCCCTGTCAGCAAGGTCATCGTCGGCAATGCCAAGGTCGCCGATGCGACCGTCGCCGACGCCAAGACCATCGTCCTCACAGGACGCAGCTTCGGCACCACCAATCTGGTGCTGCTCGATGCCGACGGCAATGCCATCCTCGACGAACGCATTCTAGTGTCGATCGATGAGGGCAATACGGTGCGCGTCTACCGGCAGACCGAACGCTCCGTGCTGTCCTGCACGCCGAACTGCGAGCAGCATGCGCAGCAGGCGGCGACCGGCACCACCTCGCCCTGA